A section of the Oncorhynchus gorbuscha isolate QuinsamMale2020 ecotype Even-year linkage group LG04, OgorEven_v1.0, whole genome shotgun sequence genome encodes:
- the LOC124034310 gene encoding transcriptional activator MN1-like, whose translation MFGLEQFGSQINSRNPGQSERNINQPRLNMSSHYKSPGFHAGGPPGAVEPGMGPLNEPPMLGLNMNMNGEQYGGFHPRGHSDMHAGSGLQQQQQQQGPMHGFFNNHQPHQGHPHGHQSHPHQHHPHFSGNFGGPDPASSCLHGGRLMGYNNNGMGPQQGFGEGFDPLAEGQAGDSFSQQQQQQQQRSSNMPEFQHHGPPSGNHAVPAPCLPLDQSPNRAASFHGLPSSSSSSSETHGLEPRRMPNQGAVEGLEYNFPSEPPTGHFDVPVFSPSESDSQLPHFGPGRPVAGGSFPGNPAMARTPGIQGISKGHQQPPPQPQQPQPPPQHGVFFERFGNGRKMPVGMDPGVSARHTLMQQQQQAGLIARQNSCPPGLPRPPQSESGSTNTNMLDGGVMMPGQHNQFEYPIHRLENRGQHPYVDPMFNMQQPAPPPPAQQPPNQRLQHFDSPYMNMAKRPRFEFPNAQGGENCGTWGSGMHNAQGMENHLSPSAYPGLPGEFTPPVTDGFPPGPLQHAGPEQQSLQQRQNAAMMIKQMASRNQQQRMRQPSLQQLGHHGDVPPGPMVHGGPVGSMPQPNFDRENGGRMPNFEGQNPHITQENWFPGSHPPGEIMSRRMGGTGGEAGAHDMGLQQNGAGMMFRPGMNGMGMQEPMRIPGDGHVQALHSPRMHPQFGNNMGNLSQMQSPGAGVGHPNAPSDRRPADFPAGPSMGAQPTFPYGGTNRQGPPHSNPQGVNTSPGSYPTPSEFPPGQRSSVSKLGALSLGNFSKTSTKDNVFGQSCLAALSTACQNMIASLGAPNLNVTFNKKNQNEGKRKLSQTEQDINSSTVNGTGSAGPEYFQSGTSQNSQMPGTGNSNIKPAGQNQTLQGEASALSPNYNMDATPCNEGKAATGNGRGRGRRKRDSGHVSPGIFFSSDSGNPVVSPGQQPPSAGVGERGGGTPHEKPLPSPSWGKGDDQMLGDQADLMSSLDSGIQSVTKSNSSSPHVDLPDDVSTHYVNEDEVSSSSDAGGAPVTKPKGSPHITISPKLQRGEHGLMNGQKPLGMQGLTNHTTSTPDSYGLSAGGGTVGNGVCHPGTPGMEQVRTPSSTSGQDDIHPLEILQAQIQLQRQQFSISEDQPLAMKNGKKSGDCPSQNEDNELASCSPDAGKGSMGTIDLDTLMAEQHATWYVPSDKAMMDGPEDDKAMAPWEKTKSQNNSKEESELSQNKAGVGVGAQGPVGGNGGSHLQCLSVHCTDELGDSKGRGGPVSSWRSLHSDISNRFGTFVAALT comes from the coding sequence ATGTTTGGGCTGGAGCAGTTTGGTTCTCAGATTAATAGCAGAAACCCTGGCCAGTCAGAGAGAAACATAAACCAGCCAAGACTGAACATGAGCTCCCATTACAAAAGCCCTGGCTTTCATGCAGGAGGCCCGCCTGGTGCAGTGGAGCCGGGCATGGGCCCTCTGAACGAGCCTCCAATGCTTGGGCTCAATATGAACATGAACGGTGAGCAGTATGGTGGCTTTCATCCCAGGGGCCACTCAGACATGCATGCAGGCAGCGGActccagcagcaacagcagcagcaaggaCCAATGCATGGATTTTTTAACAACCATCAACCTCACCAAGGCCATCCGCATGGCCACCAGTCTCACCCTCATCAACACCATCCTCATTTCAGTGGGAACTTTGGAGGCCCAGACCCAGCCTCATCCTGCCTGCATGGTGGCAGGCTGATGGGCTACAACAACAATGGCATGGGGCCCCAGCAGGGCTTTGGAGAGGGGTTTGACCCCCTTGCTGAGGGCCAGGCAGGGGACAGCTtctcccagcagcagcagcaacagcagcaaagATCCAGTAACATGCCTGAGTTCCAGCACCACGGCCCCCCAAGCGGCAACCACGCTGTCCCTGCCCCCTGTCTACCCTTGGACCAGTCACCTAACCGGGCAGCATCCTTCCATGgtctgccctcctcctcctcttcctcctcggaGACCCATGGTCTGGAGCCTCGACGGATGCCCAATCAGGGTGCTGTGGAGGGATTAGAGTATAATTTCCCCAGCGAGCCCCCAACTGGACATTTTGACGTACCTGTATTTTCTCCATCAGAATCAGACTCTCAGCTGCCCCACTTTGGGCCAGGAAGGCCGGTGGCTGGTGGAAGTTTCCCTGGAAACCCTGCCATGGCTCGGACACCGGGTATACAGGGCATCTCCAAAGGGCACCAGCAGCCTCCCCCACAGCCCCAGCAGCCTCAGCCTCCCCCACAGCATGGAGTGTTTTTTGAGCGCTTTGGGAATGGCCGTAAGATGCCAGTGGGGATGGACCCGGGGGTCAGTGCCAGACACACTCtcatgcagcagcagcagcaggctggTTTGATAGCACGACAGAACTCATGCCCCCCAGGCCTCCCCCGTCCTCCCCAGTCTGAGTCGGGCTCCACCAACACCAACATGCTGGATGGTGGCGTCATGATGCCTGGCCAACACAACCAGTTTGAGTATCCTATTCACAGACTGGAAAATAGGGGCCAGCACCCCTATGTGGACCCCATGTTTAATATGCAACAGCCTGCTCCCCCTCCTCCCGCCCAACAGCCTCCGAATCAGAGGCTGCAACACTTTGACAGTCCTTATATGAACATGGCAAAAAGGCCCAGATTTGAGTTCCCTAACGCACAGGGAGGGGAGAATTGTGGCACGTGGGGCAGTGGCATGCACAATGCGCAGGGCATGGagaaccatctctctccctcggcCTACCCTGGCCTTCCTGGTGAGTTCACCCCACCTGTAACAGACGGTTTCCCCCCGGGTCCACTCCAGCATGCCGGGCCTGAGCAGCAGTCTCTGCAACAGCGGCAGAACGCGGCCATGATGATCAAGCAGATGGCTTCTCGGAACCAGCAGCAGAGGATGAGACAGCCCAGCCTGCAGCAGCTAGGTCACCACGGCGACGTGCCTCCGGGCCCCATGGTTCATGGAGGCCCAGTGGGGAGCATGCCTCAGCCCAACTTTGACAGGGAGAATGGAGGCAGGATGCCAAACTTTGAGGGTCAGAACCCTCATATAACTCAGGAGAACTGGTTCCCCGGGTCCCACCCACCAGGAGAGATCATGTCACGGCGTATGGGGGGAACGGGCGGGGAGGCTGGGGCCCACGACATGGGGCTGCAGCAGAACGGAGCTGGTATGATGTTCAGGCCGGGCATGAATGGGATGGGCATGCAGGAGCCAATGAGGATACCTGGAGATGGGCATGTACAGGCCCTCCACTCCCCTCGTATGCACCCCCAGTTTGGCAACAACATGGGCAACCTCTCCCAGATGCAGTCCCCCGGAGCTGGAGTAGGACACCCCAACGCACCATCAGATAGGAGGCCAGCTGACTTCCCCGCCGGGCCATCCATGGGAGCTCAACCAACGTTTCCTTACGGAGGGACAAACCGTCAAGGGCCACCACATAGCAATCCCCAGGGGGTGAACACCTCACCAGGGAGCTACCCTACTCCATCTGAGTTCCCCCCAGGCCAGCGGTCCTCTGTCAGTAAGCTTGGGGCACTCTCCCTGGGGAACTTTAGCAAAACCAGCACTAAAGACAATGTTTTCGGGCAGAGCTGCCTGGCAGCCCTTTCCACAGCCTGCCAGAACATGATAGCTAGCCTAGGGGCCCCCAACCTAAACGTAACATTCAACAAGAAGAACCAAAATGAGGGCAAGCGAAAACTGAGTCAGACGGAGCAGGACATTAATAGCAGCACAGTTAACGGGACTGGCAGTGCTGGTCCTGAGTATTTTCAGAGCGGCACTTCCCAGAACAGCCAGATGCCTGGCACTGGGAATAGCAACATAAAGCCTGCAGGTCAAAACCAGACGCTGCAGGGGGAAGCCAGTGCCCTCTCCCCAAATTACAACATGGACGCTACCCCATGCAATGAGGGGAAAGCAGCAACAgggaacgggagagggagagggaggagaaaaagggACAGCGGGCATGTGAGCCCTGGGATCTTTTTTTCCTCTGACAGCGGAAACCCTGTTGTAAGTCCAGGCCAGCAACCCCCTTCAGCTGGCgttggggagaggggtgggggtacGCCCCATGAGAAACCCCTCCCGTCCCCCTCCTGGGGAAAGGGAGATGACCAGATGCTGGGGGACCAAGCAGACCTGATGTCTTCTCTGGACAGTGGCATTCAGAGTGTCACCAAATCTAACAGTAGCTCACCGCACGTGGACCTTCCTGACGATGTCAGCACCCACTACGTCAATGAGGATGAGGTGTCCTCTAGCTCAGATGCAGGAGGTGCTCCTGTCACCAAGCCCAAAGGCAGTCCGCACATCACCATCTCACCCAAGCTGCAGAGGGGGGAACATGGCCTGATGAATGGGCAGAAGCCCCTAGGCATGCAGGGCCTTACCAATCACACTACCTCGACACCCGACAGCTATGGACTGAGTGCTGGTGGGGGCACGGTGGGAAACGGAGTCTGTCACCCAGGCACACCTGGGATGGAGCAGGTACGCACCCCATCCAGCACCTCTGGCCAGGACGACATCCACCCTCTGGAGATACTGCAGGCCCAGATCCAGCTGCAGCGGCAGCAGTTCAGCATCTCAGAGGACCAGCCCCTGGCCATGAAGAATGGTAAAAAGAGTGGCGACTGTCCCTCACAGAACGAAGACAATGAGCTGGCGAGCTGCAGCCCGGATGCTGGGAAGGGCTCAATGGGCACTATTGACCTTGACACTCTAATGGCAGAGCAGCACGCCACCTGGTATGTGCCCAGTGACAAGGCCATGATGGATGGGCCAGAGGATGACAAGGCCATGGCACCCTGGGAAAAGACTAagagccagaataacagcaaagaaG